Genomic DNA from Candidatus Nitrosopumilus koreensis AR1:
GAGAATTTATCAAATTTAGATCTTTTGGAACATAAACTATCGTTTCATTTATTGAGAAAACATCTAAGTTGATTTTACCACTTTTATTGTATTGTTTAAAATTCCTAAACCTTCAATTTCCATCTCAACTTTATCTCCATCTTTTAAGAACACTGCATTAGGTTTGTTCAGCATAACTCCTGCAGGTGTGCCTGTAGAAATTATATCTCCTTTTTCTAATGTCATCACTTTAGAAATTTTTGAAATTATTTCTGGAATCTTGATGAACATGTTGCTTGTAGAAGAATTCTGTCTTAATTCTCCATTGATCTTCGTTGTTAATTTTAGATTCTGAGCATCTTGAATTTCATCAGCAGTTGTGATCCATGGTCCACATGGTGCAAATGAATCAAAGCTTTTTCCTCTGGTGAACTGTTTATCTTTAAACTGGACATCTCTAGCTGAAACATCATTGAATATCATGTATCCAAAAATTACATTTGATGCCTCTTCTACACTAATATTTTTACACTTTTTTCCAATTATCAAGGCTAATTCTACCTCATAATCTAACTGTGTGACAAAATCTGGACATTCGATATACGAATTATTTCCATTAAGAGCGGTTCTGGGTTTTATGACAATTGCAGGATCTTCGGGTGCTGTTAATCCTTGTTCTTTTGCATGATCAACATAGTTGAATGCCAAACAAATTATTTTATTTGGATTTGGAATTGGTGCTAATAGTTTGAATTTGGAGATATTTTCTTCATAAGGCAAATCCTGTATTTTATTTTTAATTTCATCAAACCATCCGTCAAAAAGAAAATCTTTTACGTTATGTGGAATTGGAACTCCTGTAAGATAAGTTATTTCATCTTTTGTTGCAACTTTATCTCCTTTAACAAATCCATATGTTTCATTATTTTCATATGACAATCGTGCTATTTTCATCATTAATCACTTGTGTGTAAAAATTGCTTGATTTTGTGAATCTTTTCTACAATATCCAAATCTAACAAATTGAATTTCTTCTCCTTCTTTTAATTGTAGGTACTGTGGTTCTGTATAAACGTCTAATTCTTCTAAACTTTCTTCATTAAACTCTTCACCGTTGAACAAAACTTTTGGAATAATCATTTTTATTTCATGAGCTGTTTTTTGAGGAACCCATTGAATTTTTGGCATGTTAGTTGAATCTCCTTCTCCAATAAATTCTCCTTCTAACTCATTGCCTGCTTTTGTAATCTGGACATTACCTAATCCTAAAAGTCTAATTGATGTCTGTTCCTTGATTGATTCTGCATCGTCTCCAGAAATGTAAAAATCTTCAGTAATTTCGATTTTTCTTTTACCCATATCATTTATTGGATGATTGGGAATCTCAACTACTGATATTGGTAAATTTTTTATTTTAATTTTTTGGCATTTTTTACCATAAACAATCTTATGCTGTCTGCATCTACAAATTTTCGATTAAATGCTTCAAGAGCATCAAATGGCGCAAGTGTATTTGCTTTTGTTAATCCTAAAGACATGATGAATTTTCTAATTGCTTCAGGCTTGATCCCTCTTCGTCTAAGTGCCTCTAGGGTTGGGAGTCTAGGATCATCATACCATGAAACCTTGCCTTCTTCAATCAAAGGCTTGATTATCCTCTTTGATATGGGCATTCCTTTGAATTCTAGCCTGGAGAAAAAACCTTGTTGTGGTTTTCTCATGCCTAATGCATCTAAAATTGCATCAATTAGCTCTTTTCTTAGTTCAAACTCTTTTGAACGAAAAGCATGTGTCACTCCATCAATACTGTCTTCAATTGCTACTGCAAAAT
This window encodes:
- a CDS encoding fumarylacetoacetate hydrolase family protein; this translates as MKIARLSYENNETYGFVKGDKVATKDEITYLTGVPIPHNVKDFLFDGWFDEIKNKIQDLPYEENISKFKLLAPIPNPNKIICLAFNYVDHAKEQGLTAPEDPAIVIKPRTALNGNNSYIECPDFVTQLDYEVELALIIGKKCKNISVEEASNVIFGYMIFNDVSARDVQFKDKQFTRGKSFDSFAPCGPWITTADEIQDAQNLKLTTKINGELRQNSSTSNMFIKIPEIISKISKVMTLEKGDIISTGTPAGVMLNKPNAVFLKDGDKVEMEIEGLGILNNTIKVVKST